Within the Magnetospirillum sp. ME-1 genome, the region AACGTGGAGAAGCAGATCGAGCTGTGCGGCGAAGCGCCGTTCTACACCCTCGGGCCGCTGGTCACCGACATCGCGCCGGGCTACGACCACATCACCTCGGCCATCGGCGCGGCCATGATCGGCTGGTTCGGCACCGCCATGCTCTGCTACGTCACGCCCAAGGAGCATCTGGGCCTGCCCGACAAGCAGGATGTGCGCGAAGGCGTGGTCACCTACAAGCTGGCCGCCCATGCCGCCGACCTGGCCAAGGGTCATCCCGGCGCCCAGGTGCGCGACAACGCGCTGTCCCGCGCCCGTTTCGAGTTCCGCTGGAAGGACCAGTTCAACCTGTCGCTGGACCCGGAGAAGGCGCTGGCCTTCCACGACCAGCACCTGCCGGCGGAAGGTGCCAAGCTGGCTCATTTCTGCTCCATGTGCGGCCCGAAATTCTGCTCCATGAAGATCAGCCAGGAGGTGCGCGACTTCGCCGCCGAACAGGGCATGGCCGAGATGAGCGAGAAGTTCGTGGCCGAGGGCGCCGAGATCTACCACACCGAACCGTCGGGTGCGCAAGCCGCCAAGCCGGCGGCGGAGTAGAAGTCTTCATGTCATTCTGAGCGTAGCGAAGAATCTCCGTTTGAACGGCGCAGCCGAAGTGGCCACGCCATGTCAGGCGGAGATTCCTCCTCCCGATGGTCGTCGGAATGACAGCGTTTACCGCCTCTCCTCGGCGGCGAACAGGATCGCCAGGGTCTCGGTCACCCCGGGCGGCACGTTGCGCGCGCCGTCGAATACCGTGTGCAGCAGGTCGGCCTTGGCGAAGTCGGCCCCGTCCAGCTCGGCCCGCACGAAGCGGGCGAAGCGGGCCGAGGCCCCCGACAGCCGCGTGCCCCGAAGATTGGCGTCGGTGAAGTCGGCCCCTTCGGCGGCCGCACCGGTCATGTCGGCGCCCGAAAGGTCGGTGCCCACCAGCTTTGCCTCCTCGAACACTCCGCGCAGCATGTAGACGCCCGACAGCCTGGCCCCCGAAAGATCGGCCCGTTCCATCAGCACGTCCTTGAGATAGGCGCCCTTGAAGTCGGCCCCCGCCAGCCTTGTGCCGATCAGGTTGGCTCCGAACAGATAGGTGTCGGTGAGGTCGGCCCCGCCCATCTCCGCCCCGTCGAAGGTGGCGTGGAACAGGTCGGCTCCGGCGAACACCGCGCCCTTGAGGCTGGCTCCGCCCAGATTGGCCCATTTCAGGTTGGCCTTGGCGAAGCGGACGCCGTCCAGCCTTGCCCCGCGCAGATCGGCGTTTTCCAGCATGGCGCCGGAAAAATCGCAGGTCCTGAGGTCGGCGCCGGGCGCCGGGCGGCATTGGGCGCTCGCCTCGCCCGCCCACAGCAGCAGGATCATCGACAGCTGACAGATTCGCCGCATTGCTCCCTCCCGCGGATATGGGCGATTCCTCACATGGAGGGGCGGGCGGGAGCCTTAAAGGGGCATATGGCGGAAATGTTATGAAGATTTGTTTGAACTCATTCCAAAATGCGCACATTTGCGGATTACCTTGTCCGGGCGCAAGGCCTATCCTAAAGAAATAGATTGCTATCAATGCATATGCAATTAGACAGAGACATCGCTTCTTTTGGGGGTGCGATCATGGCTAGTCTCAATGTTTCCGGGCGAATCTACGCGGGTTTTGGCCTGATCGTCGTACTTCTGCTTGCCCTGGCGGGGCTTTCCATTTCGACCCTGGGCTCGTCGAAAGCGCAGATCGACAGATATGCCGGTGTTTCCGACAACGCCCAGCGGGTCTTGAGCGTCAACGGCAACTTCGCCAATATCCGCCGCAACGTCATCATCTTCGCCGACAATGCCGATGCGAAGGCGCTGGAACAGATCCGCAGGATCCAGCCGCTCATCGCCAAGACCCTGCCCGAGGCCATCGCCGCCACCGCGGATCCCACCCGCAAGGCCAGCCTGACCAAGATGCAGGAGCTGTTCACCGCCTACATGGCCGGTTTCGACAAGGTGGCGGAGCTGCGCAAGACCAAGCTGGAGCTGGTCGAGGGGCGCATGAACGTGCTCGGCGTGGCGGCCCGCAAGGACTTGAGCCATATCATCAAGACCGCCATGGATGACGGCGATTACGAGGCCGCCGCCCTGGCCGGGGTGGCGCAGGAATCCCTGATGCTGGCCCGGGTCAACGCCATCAAGTATCTGGCCGATCCCAGCGACGACCTGGTCAAGGTGGCCGAAAAGGAGGTGGCCGACTTCGTCAAGGAGGCGGAATCTCTGACCAAGCGGCTGCGCAACCCCGAGCGCAGGCGTCTGGCCGCCGAGGCCGAGGCCAACGCCAAGGCCTACAGCGCCGCCTTCGCCCAGGTGGTGGTCGCCACCCATGCCCTCGACACGCTGGTGTTCAAGGACATGGCCGCCCTCGCCGCCCAGTATGCCGAGCTGGCGGAGCAGACCGTCAAGTCCCAGGACGAGGCCATGCACCACCAGAAGGAGGACACCGAGGCCGGCATGTCGCGCAGCTCGACCATCACCTGGACGGGATCGGCCATCGCCGTCGGCCTGGCCGTGCTGCTGTCCTGGCTGATCGCCCGCTCCATCGTGGTGCCGCTGGCCGCCATGACCGGGGCCATGACCGAATTGTCCAAGGGCAACAAGACCGTGGACATTCCGGCGCGCGAACGCACCGACGAGATCGGCGCCATGGCCCAGGCCATGGAGATCTTCAAGGAAAACACCTTGAAGATGGACAAGCTGCAGGCCGAGCAGGAGGCCAACAAGGCCAAGGCCGAGGCCGACCGCAAGGCGGCGCTGCATCACATGGCCGACACCTTCGAGGAAAGCGTCGGCAAGGTGGTGCAGACGGTGACCTCGGCCGCCACCGAGCTGCAGGGCGCCTCCAGCCAGATGGCCGGCACCGCCCACGAGACCAGCGCCCAGGCCACCACCGTCGCCTCGGCGGCGACCCAGGCCTCGGCCAATGTGGAGACGGTGGCCGCCGCCACCGAGGAGCTGGCCGCCTCCATCTCGGAAATCGCCAAGCAGGTGGAGCGGTCCCAGGCCGTCGCCAGCCGGGCCGAGCAGGAGGCCGACAACACCACCAACCAGGTGCGCGCCCTGTCCGAGAATGTCGGCCGCATCGGCGAGGTGGTGGTGCTGATCAACGACATCGCCGCGCAAACCAACCTCCTGGCGCTCAACGCCACCATCGAGGCGGCCAGGGCCGGCGACGCCGGCAAGGGCTTTGCCGTGGTGGCCAACGAGGTGAAGAACCTCGCCAACCAGACCGCCAAGGCCACCGACGAG harbors:
- a CDS encoding bacteriohemerythrin gives rise to the protein MASLNVSGRIYAGFGLIVVLLLALAGLSISTLGSSKAQIDRYAGVSDNAQRVLSVNGNFANIRRNVIIFADNADAKALEQIRRIQPLIAKTLPEAIAATADPTRKASLTKMQELFTAYMAGFDKVAELRKTKLELVEGRMNVLGVAARKDLSHIIKTAMDDGDYEAAALAGVAQESLMLARVNAIKYLADPSDDLVKVAEKEVADFVKEAESLTKRLRNPERRRLAAEAEANAKAYSAAFAQVVVATHALDTLVFKDMAALAAQYAELAEQTVKSQDEAMHHQKEDTEAGMSRSSTITWTGSAIAVGLAVLLSWLIARSIVVPLAAMTGAMTELSKGNKTVDIPARERTDEIGAMAQAMEIFKENTLKMDKLQAEQEANKAKAEADRKAALHHMADTFEESVGKVVQTVTSAATELQGASSQMAGTAHETSAQATTVASAATQASANVETVAAATEELAASISEIAKQVERSQAVASRAEQEADNTTNQVRALSENVGRIGEVVVLINDIAAQTNLLALNATIEAARAGDAGKGFAVVANEVKNLANQTAKATDEIASQIKAVQEGTGNAVKAIDVISKVISEMGEISASVASAVQEQTAATAEIARNVEQAAAGTAEVSSNINSVEQAARETGHAAEQISESATDLSKQAEYLRAEVARFLHQVRADKADMKILEWDNALNTGVASIDRHHQDMYAEINRFYGEMMSGNGAAAIQGILAQVAKSFEPHFRDEEEVMTRNAYPGLDEHRRRHREFLDKFEGLKREVEAGKDGATGKLFQFVAGWLKDHIRHEDGKIATFLRDKKVA
- a CDS encoding pentapeptide repeat-containing protein codes for the protein MRRICQLSMILLLWAGEASAQCRPAPGADLRTCDFSGAMLENADLRGARLDGVRFAKANLKWANLGGASLKGAVFAGADLFHATFDGAEMGGADLTDTYLFGANLIGTRLAGADFKGAYLKDVLMERADLSGARLSGVYMLRGVFEEAKLVGTDLSGADMTGAAAEGADFTDANLRGTRLSGASARFARFVRAELDGADFAKADLLHTVFDGARNVPPGVTETLAILFAAEERR